Proteins encoded within one genomic window of Vanrija pseudolonga chromosome 3, complete sequence:
- the TOXD_0 gene encoding Protein TOXD, with the protein MSLPTTMKALVENDAETGGVVSNNVPVPTLQAGDILVKVSYAGQNPTDWKHAAYISKAGDILGCDFAGVVAHVQDGEARVKVGDRVAGSVHGGKFKDRGSYAEYLRVPADLVWKVPDSVQLQDAAALGVALGTSIQAIIQSQGNPFPPANVDRWYFIYGGSTGVGLVATKLAKLIGFKVATVASPRNFDLVKSYGADEVFDYREGADAVVANVLRVTGGGVTQALDTISEGESQAISARVFAPAGGQLNLTLVPDATVAAAHPNIKFVPKLMYTWMSQEPFDIAPRFAKQPVVVPVIPGDREFYAKALTHYTDLVERGVRPPPVVLRGGLDDVLAGFKDMADGKVSGERYVYKL; encoded by the exons ATGTCCCTCCCTACCACCATgaaggcgctcgtcgagaacGACGCGGAG accggcggcgtcgtgtcCAACAACGTCCCCGTGCCGACCCTGCAGGCGGGCGACATCCTCGTCAAGGTGTCCTACGCGGGCCAGAACCCCACGGACTGGAAGCACGCAGCGTACATCTCGAAAGCGGGCGACATTCTGGGCTGCGACtttgccggcgtcgtcgcgcacgtgcaggacggcgaggcgcgtgtCAAGGTTGGCGACCGCGTCGCTGGGAGCGTGCACGGCGGCAAGTTCAAGGACCGCGGCAGCTACGCCGAGTACCTCCGTGTCCCGGCCGACCTCGTGTGGAAGGTGCCCGACAGCGTGCAGCTGCAggacgcggccgcgctcggcgtcgcgctcggcacgtcCATCCAGGCCATCATCCAGAGCCAGGGCAACCCCTTCCCGCCTGCCAACGTCGACCGCTGG tACTTCATCTACGGCGGCTCgaccggcgtcggcctcgtcgccaccaagctcgccaagctcatcGGCTTCAAGGTGGCCACCGTCGCCAGCCCGCGCAACTTTGACCTTGTGAAGAGctacggcgccgacgaggtcttCGACTACCGCGAGGGCGcggacgccgtcgtcgccaacgtGCTCCGCgtcacgggcggcggcgtgacccAGGCGCTCGACACCATCTCCGAGGGCGAGTCGCAGGCGATCTCGGCGCGCGTCTtcgcccccgccggcggccagctcAACCTCACCCTCGTCCCCGATGCGActgtggccgccgcgcaccccaACATCAAGTTTGTCCCCAAGCTCATGTACACGTGGATGTCGCAGGAGCCGTTCGACATTGCGCCGCGCTTCGCCAAgcagcccgtcgtcgtgcctGTCATCCCCGGCGACCGCGAGTTCTACGCCAAGGCGCTGACGCACTACACCGACCTcgtggagcgcggcgtgcgcccCCCGCCCGTCGTGCTCCgtggcggccttgacgacgtgctcgctgGCTTTAAGGACATGgcggacggcaaggtcaGTGGCGAGCGTTACGTCTACAAGCTCTAG
- the cox4_1 gene encoding Cytochrome c oxidase subunit 4, mitochondrial, which yields MVALLRSLRAVARPALALPKAQVIARPISVSAIRRGGGGPPLLLGEGVKAGEVPTDEQQATGIERFELMGKVEGVDVFDMTPLQADRLGTLDNPIEVFSFVRISHFRLAPLWLANNPAQYPVRHVGCTGFPADSHDTLWLQVNTELKHHRCPECGSVYTLKYEPHASAAHH from the exons ATggtcgccctcctccgctccctccgcgccgtcgcccgccccgccctcgccctccccaaGGCCCAGGTCATTGCCCGCCCCATCTCCGTCTCGGCcatccgccgcggcggtggtggccctcccctcctccttggtgagggtgtcaaggccggcgaggttCCTACCGA cgagcagcaggctACCGGTATCGAGCGCTTCGAGCTCATgggcaaggtcgagggcgtcgatGTCTTCGACATGACCCCCCTCCAGGCTGACCGTCTCGGCACTCTTGACAACCCCATCGAGGTCTTCTCCTTCGTGCGTATCAGCCATTTCCGACTTGCGCCGCTGTGGCTTGCTAACAACCCGGCACAGTACCCCGTCCGCCACGTTGGCTGCACTGGCTTCCCCGCCGACTCGCACGACACTCTTTGGCTCCAGGTCAACACTGAGCTCAAGCACCACCGCTGCCCCGAGTGCGGCTCGG TCTACACCCTCAAGTACGAGCCccacgcctcggccgcccacCACTAG
- the SEY1 gene encoding Protein SEY1: MSDIAHQALGATPNHNPASDTAKSPLNAATPPTAPASVPAAPAPAPAPPAPAPAVPAAQPTNKVGEGRLQIVNEQQEFSRELPAYLSKWGLLDKGFAYDVVGVFGSQSTGKSTLLNRLFGTTFDVMDEAKRQQTTKGIWMCPSAYSSALVMDVEGTDGRERGEDQDFERKSALFSLASTEVLIVNLWEHQIGLYQGANMGLLKTVFEVNLSLFGGSDASKAKSSDKTLILFVIRDHVGATPLSNLTATLTADMEKIWASLSKPPHLADTRLTDYFDLSFAALPHKILLPEKFEEAVVDLRKRFTDRTRSDYVFQPAYHKRIPADGVGFYMEGIWDQVVANKDLDLPTQQELLAQFRCDEIAAAVSEVFATSSKAVRKPVEAGTIVDGLGGLIREWLKTATANFDVAASRYHAGVYQRKRQALLDNLHASVSPLFLGQLKNAHKAATAKFIADVATSLKAPTYDFAEVVTRATKDARDGFLETAKEVTVDDSGWEYEHELGLLDDDLKVIADRSRADETKKLVNNAERAVKRQLLEPVELALSKPSTTMWDKVLTTYRDVNGAAEKAYLSKAKSYNCTEEENAVALHTLRTRSWLVLRKKLEEQTADATVLLTLRENFEERFRYDDSGVPRVWKPEDDLEGAYKKARDETLALLPLFATIKPKDDELLPVVPEPDAAEAEHDSAAFDPDTALVLVTPTRLNSLESRLKREADAAFVEAKRSMVSSVSQIPYWMYGLLVVLGWNEAMAVLFNPLYFAMLVILIATAYIVLQLGLAGPLLQVTKTVAYEVKRIGTDKLREAFAEPPASQRVLTEPIAVNNGTLADDARRRGDVLAEKYEEK; the protein is encoded by the exons ATGAGCGACATTGCTCATCAGGCTCTGGGAGCCACCCCAAACCATAACCCTGCTTCCGACACTGCAAAATCACCCCTGAACGCGGCGACCCCTCCCACTGCTCCGGCGTCCGTGCCAGCggcaccagcaccggcaccagcacccccagcaccagcgccggccgTGCCAGCAGCTCAGCCGACCAacaaggtcggcgagggaCGCCTCCAAATCGTCAATGAGCAGCAGGAGTTTTC GAGAGAACTCCCCGCATACCTCTCGAAATGGGGCCTCTTAGACAAAGGATTCGCGTACGACGTTGTTGGCGTCTTTGGCAGCCAGTCGACGGGCAAGTCGACGCTGCTTAACCGGCTGTTCGGAACCACCTTCGATGTCATggacgaggccaagcgccagcAGACGACCAAGGGTATCTGGATGTGCCCGTCTGCGTACAGCAGTGCCCTTGTCATGGACGTCGAGGGTACCGACGGCCGCGAACGCGGCGAGGACCAGGACTTTGAGCGCAAGTCGGCCCTCTTCTCGCTTGCCTCGACCGAGGTGCTCATTGTCAACCTATG GGAGCACCAGATCGGTCTGTACCAGGGCGCCAACATGGGCCTGCTCAAGACCGTGTTCGAGGTCAACCTCAGCCTGtttggcggcagcgacgcctCCAAGGCCAAGTCCAGCGACAAGACACTCATTCTGTTCGTTATTCGTGACCACGTTGGAGCGACGCCGCTCTCCAACCTCACCGCCACGCTCACTGCCGATATGGAGAAGATTTGGGCCTCGCTCTCCAAG CCCCCGCACCTTGCCGACACGCGGTTGACAGACTATTTCGACCTGTCATTTGCGGCCCTTCCTCATAAGATTCTCCTGCCCGAGAAGTTTGAGGAAGCCGTCGTGGACCTGAGAAAGCGATTCACCGACCGCACCCGATCAGACTATGTGTTCCAGCCCGCGTATCACAAGAGGATCCCCGCCGACGGTGTGGGATTCTACATGGAGGGTATCTGGGACCAGGTTGTGGCGAACAAGGACCTTGATCTGCCTACTCAGCAGGAGCTGCTGGCCCAGTTCCGCTGTGACGagattgctgctgctgtcaGCGAGGTCTTTGCCACCAGCTCCAAGGCGGTTCGCAAGCCGGTCGAAGCCGGTACGATCGTCGATGGTCTCGGTGGTCTGATCCGCGAGTGGCTGAAGACGGCTACCG CCAACTTTGACGTTGCCGCATCTCGCTACCACGCTGGTGTGTACCAGCGCAAGCGCCAGGCCCTGCTCGACAACCTGCACGCGTCCGTCTCGCCTCTGTTCCTTGGCCAGCTCAAGAATGCCCACAAGGCTGCTACTGCCAAGTTTATCGCCGATGTTGCCACATCGCTCAAGGCGCCAACGTACGACTTTGCAGAGGTTGTCACTCGCGCAACAAAGGATGCTCGTGATGGCTTCCTCGAGACTGCCAAGG AGGTGACCGTTGACGATTCCGGCTGGGAGTacgagcacgagctgggTCTCCTGGATGACGACCTCAAGGTCATTGCCGACAGATCGCGTGCCGACGAGACCAAGAAACTGGTTAACAATGCCGAGCGTGCTGTCAAGCGCCAGCTtctcgagcccgtcgagctggccctTAGCAAGCCTTCGACCACCATGTGGGACAAGGTTCTCACGACATACCGCGACGTCAACGgtgccgccgagaaggcgtACCTGTCCAAGGCCAAGAGCTACAACTgtaccgaggaggagaacgCCGTGGCACTCCACACTCTCCGCACTCGCTCGTGGCTCGTTCTCcgcaagaagctcgaggagcagaCTGCCGACGCCACCGTCTTGCTCACACTGCGAGAGAACTTTGAGGAGCGCTTCCGTTACGACGACAGCGGGGTCCCACGAGTGTGGaagcccgaggacgacctcgagggaGCGTACaagaaggcgcgcgacgagacTCTTGCTCTTCTGCCGCTCTTTGCTACCATCAagcccaaggacgacgagttgCTTCCCGTGGTtcccgagcccgacgccgctgaggccgagcacgacaGCGCGGCGTTCGACCCTGACACTGCCCTCGTTCTTGTGACCCCGACACGACTGAActcgctcgagtcgcgcttgaagcgcgaggccgacgcggcgtttgtcgaggccaagcgctCGATGGTGTCGTCCGTGTCCCAGATCCCCTACTGGATGTACGGCTTACTGGTCGTTCTGGGCTGGAACGAGGCCATGGCGGTGCTGTTCAACCCGCTGTACTTTGCGATGCTGGTCATTCTCATCGCCACGGCATACATTGTTCTGCAGCTTGGCCTCGCTGGGCCTTTGCTGCAGGTGACCAAGACGGTCGCATACGAGGTCAAGAGGATAGGCACCgacaagctgcgcgaggcgttTGCCGAGCCGCCAGCTTCGCAGCGCGTCTTGACAGAGCCCATTGCTGTCAACAacggcacgctcgccgacgatgcgcggaggcgcggcgacgtgctcgcaGAGAAGTATGAGGAGAAGTAG
- the PMR1 gene encoding Calcium-transporting ATPase 1: MDNNHFRPKTPNGTYRRHTPTPKDSSSPDGDMASASSNAYGNARAGREARRAAVEEYAAAADDSDGGIPTLSAGYMYSTTLRRERRRSRSTTRGQLDLANPYESPTALHGPRDGANVFELAEPDRGLVAKAVDFVRKVTGKRDYAEVAQHEAAAEARKQQATPSAIYAHKSVEDTIKDFHTDAVKGLPSSALPGLLSQYGPNEFELPPEESLALKFAKQVYENPLILLLLGSSLVSALMGNYDDAFCVVIAVAIVLTVGFVQEQRSEKSLEALNKLVPHYCHLIRNGHAHSPLANTLLPGDLVTFSIGDRIPADIRIIKAVQLEIDESALTGETRPARKTTEQCVAGEGEDTHGEGGGVALSERHCMAFMGTLVRSGHGSGIVVGTGKDSEFGVVFAMMQDVEEKRTPLQLSMDELAKQLSIFSFGVIGLIVLIGVIQSRSWIEMFTIGVSLAVAAIPEGLPIVTTVTLALGVLRMSKRKAIVKKLPSVEALGSVSVVCSDKTGTLTKNEMTVTHVYTVDELLDLNPQLESLGRLGPRHPDVAAFQPSPALKKTAQIGSICNNSFRNEQGINVGNATEVALINLLPVLSQEDERKNFVRKNEVPFSSETKTMFVTGSLDGGADMVYMKGAIESVLARCKFYYVNDSSTPTLDAAMRKTIADRALEAANKSLRVIGMAYGFAKGGDEDNLIFTGFQAMLDPPRRGIAPAIKALHAAGVQVVMITGDSEPTALAIARDIGMKVTPSTPDGTNTSCMLGSQIDQLSERELIERVPGVTVYARTTPRHKMAIVKAWQMRGGVVAMTGDGVNDSPALKMADIGVSMGRSGTDVAKEAADVILVDDDFSSILPAVEEGRSIFYNIQNFLSFQLSTAVAALALITLSTFLHLANPLNAMQILFINILMDGPPAQALGVDPSRREVMRQRPRRKDQSVLNRTVFIRVGFSAAMIILGTLFIYARELQDGSMSRRDQTMTFTGFVFLDLVSAIQNRGITTPILRNRMLFLAVSISFFCQLGLVYVPLLQHIFQTEALSFRDLFTLLAIAGTSFAAHEGRRWYERKQARDVVEQHGYGMA; this comes from the exons ATGGACAACAACCACTTCCGCCCCAAGACGCCAAACGGGACGTATCGCcgccacacgccgacgccaaaggacagcagcagcccagaCGGAGacatggcctcggcgagcagcaacGCGTACGggaacgcgcgcgcgggacgcgaggcgcgccgcgccgcagtAGAAgagtacgccgccgccgccgacgactcggacggaGGCATCCCCACCCTGAGCGCGGGGTACATGTACTCTAcgacgctgcggcgcgagcgccgccgctcgcgcagcacgacgaggggccagctcgacctcgccaacccGTACGAGAGCCCGACGGCGCTCCACGGCCCGCGGGACGGCGCGAATGTGttcgagctggccgagccgGACCGCGGActcgtcgccaaggcggTGGACTTTGTGCGCAAGGTCACGGGAAAGCGCGACTATGCCGAGGTTGCGCagcacgaggcggccgccgaggcgaggaaaCAgcaggcgacgccgagcgcgattTACGCACACAAGAGTgtcgag GACACGATCAAAGATTTCCACACCGATGCCGTCAAGGGCCTTCCGAGCTCCGCGCTCCCCGGCCTGCTGTCGCAGTACGGCCCGAACGAGTTCGAGCTGCCGCCCGAGGAGTCGTTGGCCCTCAAGTTTGCCAAGCAGGTGTATGAGAACCCTCTGATTCTCCTGTTGCTCGGCAgctcgctcgtctcggctCTTATGGGCAACTATGATGACGCGTTCTGTGTGGTCATTGCAGTTGCTATCGTCTTGACTG TCGGCTTCGTCCAGGAGCAGCGATCGGAAAAGTCGCTCGAGGCACTCAACAAGCTCGTCCCCCACTACTGCCATTTGATCAG GAACGGCCACGCCCACTCGCCCCTGGCCAACACTCTGCTCcccggcgacctcgtcaccTTCTCCATCGGCGACCGTATCCCCGCCGACATTCGTATTATCAAGGCCGTCCAGCTCGAGATTGACGAGTCGGCCCTTACGGGCGAGACGCGCCCCGCGCGCAAGACCACTGAGCAGTGCGTTGCtggcgagggagaggacacgcacggcgagggcggcggcgtcgcgctcagcGAGCGCCACTGCATGGCCTTTATGGGTACTCTGGTTCGCAGTG GTCACGGCTCGGGTATCGTTGTTGGCACTGGCAAGGACTCGGAGTTTGGTGTCGTCTTCGCCATGATgcaggacgtcgaggagaagcgcaCCCCTCTGCAGTTATCcatggacgagctcgccaagcagcTCTCCATCTTCTCGTTTGGTGTCATCGGCCTCATCGTTCTCATCGGCGTCATTCAGTCTCGCTCCTGGATTGAGATGTTCACCATTGGAG TGTCCCTTGCCGTTGCGGCCATTCCTGAGGGCCTGCCTATCGTCACCACTGTgacgctcgccctcggtgtTCTCCGTATGTCCAAGCGCAAGGCTATCGTCAAGAAGCTTCCCTCCGTTGAGGCCCTCGGCAGTGTCAGCGTCGTCTGCTCTGACAAGACCGGCACGCTCACAAAGAACGAGATGACCGTCACCCACGTGTACactgtcgacgagctcctggACCTCAACCCCCAGCTCGAGtccctcggccgcctcggtccccgccaccccgacgtcgccgccttccAGCCATCGCCCGCGTTGAAGAAGACGGCCCAGATCGGCAGCATCTGCAACAACTCGTTCCGCAATGAGCAGGGTATCAACGTCGGCAACGCTACCGAAGTCGCGCTTATCAACCTCCTCCCTGTCCTCAGCCAGGAGGATGAGCGCAAGAACTTCGTCCGCAAGAACGAGGTCCCCTTCAGCTCGGAGACCAAGACCATGTTCGTCACTGGTTCgttggacggcggcgccgacatggTTTATATGAAGGGTGCCATCGAgtccgtcctcgcccgctGCAAGTTCTACTACGTCAACGACTCTTCGACCCCCACCCTGGATGCCGCTATGCGCAAGACGATCGCCGACCGTGCACTCGAGGCTGCCAACAAGTCTCTGCGTGTCATCGGTATGGCGTACGGCTTTgccaagggcggcgacgaggacaacctCATCTTCACCGGCTTCCAGGCCATGCTCGaccctccccgccgcggcATTGCGCCTGCTATCAAGGCGCTTCACGCAGCTGGTGTCCAGGTCGTCATGATCACTGGTGACTCGGAGCCCACCGCCCTCGCTATTGCTCGTGACATTGGTATGAAGGTCACCCCCAGCACACCCGACGGCACCAACACGAGCTGCATGCTCGGCTCGCAGATTGACCAGCTGAGCGAGCGTGAGCTCATTGAGCGTGTTCCTGGCGTCACCGTCTACGCTCGTACTACCCCCAGGCACAAGATGGCTATTGTCAAGGCATGGCAgatgcgcggcggcgtcgtcgccatgaCGGGAGACGGTGTCAACGACTCGCCCGCGCTCAAGATGGCCGATATCGGCGTGAGCATGGGCCGCAGCGGTACCGATGTGGCCAAGGAGGCTGCCGACGTCattctcgtcgacgacgactttaGCTCCATCCTCCCggctgtcgaggagggccgctCCATCTTCTACAACATCCAGAACTTCCTGTCCTTCCAGCTGTCGaccgccgtggccgccttggcgcTCATCACGCTCTCGACTTTCCTCCACCTGGCGAACCCGCTCAACGCGATGCAGATCCTCTTCATCAACATCCTCATGGACGGCCCGCCcgcgcaggcgctcggcgtcgacccgtCCCGCCGCGAGGTTATGCGCCAACGCCCCCGTCGCAAGGACCAGAGCGTGCTCAACCGCACCGTGTTCATCCGCGTCggcttctcggccgccaTGATCATTCTCGGCACGCTCTTCATCTACGCCCGCGAGCTGCAGGACGGCAGCATGTCGCGCCGCGACCAGACCATGACGTTCACTGGGTTCGTCTTCCTTGACCTCGTGTCGGCCATCCAGAACCGCGGCATCACAACCCCCATCCTCCGGAACCGCATGCTCTTCCTTGCCGTCTCGATATCCTTCTTctgccagctcggcctcgtctacgtccccctcctccagcaCATCTTCCAGACCGAGGCCCTGAGCTTCCGCGACCTcttcaccctcctcgccattgCCGGAACAAGTTTCGCCGCGCACGAGGGCAGACGATGGTACGAGCGCAAAcaggcgcgcgacgtcgtcgagcagcacggcTATGGCATGGCGTAA
- the nudL gene encoding putative Nudix hydrolase NudL encodes MRRAALSAATRAIPRRAYSTPVAPPQVFTRATLQVITAALDKPNRTPISQLPPHPKGLLAAAKKPRAPREAGVLLPLCNLHGEAHVLMEIRAAGLRIHASEASFPGGKAEETDADLVAAALRETHEELALPPEQVTILGALDAEYSLGNLSRVWPVVGFASSQPLEASADADQHTPLPDLDLATLTPEPGEVAAILPLPLSALNDKSRHAPHYFRLDGAKPYWKIRCEDLCEPRLDDQEHLEIWGLSGWFLSRLATRLGWSDTPAVYHADDDSV; translated from the exons ATGCGACGCGCAGCATTATCAGCAGCGACTCGCGCAATACCACGGCGAGCGTATAGCACGCCAGTCGCCCCGCCACAAGTCTTCACGCGCGCCACCCTGCAGGTCATCACagcggcgctcgacaagcCGAACCGTACCCCGATCTCacagctgccgccgcaccccaaaggcctgctcgctgcggccaagaagccgcgggcgccgcgcgaggccggcgtgctgctgcccctGTGTAATCTCCACGGGGAGGCACACGTGCTCATGGAGAtacgcgccgccgggctgAGGATACATGCGTCCGAGGCTAGCTTccccggcggcaaggcggaggag accgacgccgacctcgtcgctgctgcacTGCGCGAGACgcacgaggagctcgcgctgccgccaGAACAGGTgaccatcctcggcgcgctaGACGCAGAGTATAGCCTGGGCAACCTGAGCCGTGTGTGGCCGGTCGTG GGATTCGCGTCTTCCCAGCCTCTGGAAGCaagcgccgacgccgaccagcacacccccctccccgacctcgacctggcAACACTCACCCCCGAGcccggcgaggtcgccgcgatcctgccgctgcccctgTCCGCGCTCAACGACAAgtcgcgccacgcgccgcacTACTTCAGACTGGACGGCGCCAAGCCGTACTGGAAGATCCGGTGCGAGGACCTCTGCGagccgcgcctcgacgaccaggaGCACCTCGAGATCTGGGGGCTGAGCGGGTGGTTCTTGAGCAGGCTCGCGACGCGGCTCGGGTGGTCGGATACCCCGGCCGTGtaccacgccgacgacgactcggtgTAG
- the cox4_1 gene encoding Cytochrome c oxidase subunit 4, mitochondrial, translating to MVALLRSLRAVARPALALPKAQVIARPISVSAIRRGGGGPPLLLGEGVKAGEVPTDEQQATGIERFELMGKVEGVDVFDMTPLQADRLGTLDNPIEVFSFYPVRHVGCTGFPADSHDTLWLQVNTELKHHRCPECGSVYTLKYEPHASAAHH from the exons ATggtcgccctcctccgctccctccgcgccgtcgcccgccccgccctcgccctccccaaGGCCCAGGTCATTGCCCGCCCCATCTCCGTCTCGGCcatccgccgcggcggtggtggccctcccctcctccttggtgagggtgtcaaggccggcgaggttCCTACCGA cgagcagcaggctACCGGTATCGAGCGCTTCGAGCTCATgggcaaggtcgagggcgtcgatGTCTTCGACATGACCCCCCTCCAGGCTGACCGTCTCGGCACTCTTGACAACCCCATCGAGGTCTTCTCCTTC TACCCCGTCCGCCACGTTGGCTGCACTGGCTTCCCCGCCGACTCGCACGACACTCTTTGGCTCCAGGTCAACACTGAGCTCAAGCACCACCGCTGCCCCGAGTGCGGCTCGG TCTACACCCTCAAGTACGAGCCccacgcctcggccgcccacCACTAG
- the SPAC3C7.07c gene encoding Arginyl-tRNA--protein transferase 1: MALSLLRPVGYNCSTCGYCSPPGQRSSRKSSRSYGMVAPSMSPSFYQGLIDRGWRRSGEYVYHPDMRDTCCPQYTIRLDAGAFSPTKNQRGVVNRFNRFLQTGHKPGEGGDEAAGTQGGGGKAKGKGKGKAKPFDLVEELRLHQVGYATGESKHKFELEFVPAVASDETFALYKRYQMAVHNDGPGKNSMTSFSRFLCDSPLGDEAITYSDGADTAHLPQHYGSYHLLYRVDGKLVGISVIDVLPACVSSVYFIWDPDWAWAALGKLSALFEIALVREMAAAGAEGMKWLYMGYWIADCAKMRYKGEYAPSFLLDPGTQQFHLLTSKLDTFLQSHKGYIGFTDVEAMSAEAVNAAKAAAPAVNGSGEASQSHDVSMEEKGEWADEDEDSEDDESEDDDAEYPTPPPPGMLDPATLSAELLGSLVVFTDTGSGLGLVPYAMFKRRLRPAGRRMTTELVAAVGPELLASIKNRQFEEKGLLFFG, translated from the exons atggcgCTGTCCCTCCTCCGGCCAGTGGGGTACAACTGCTCGACATGCGGGTACTGCTCTCCCCCGGGCCAGCGGAGCAGCCGCAAGAGCTCGCGGAGCTATGGCA TGGTCGCGCCGTCAATGTCTCCGAGT TTTTACCAGGGCCTCATTGATCGCGGCTGGAGACGGTCCGGAGAATATGTCTACCA CCCCGACATGCGCGACACCTGCTGCCCGCAGTACACTATCCGCCTGGACGCGGGCGCGTTCTCCCCTACCAAGAaccagcgcggcgtggtgaACCGCTTCAACCGCTTCTTGCAGACGGGGCACAAGCcaggcgagggcggcgacgaggccgctggcacgcagggcggcggcggcaaggccaaggggaAGGGaaagggcaaggccaagccgtttgacctcgtcgaggagctccgGCTGCACCAGGTGGGGTATGCAACTGGAGAGAGCAAGCATAAGTTTGAG CTCGAGTTTgtgcccgccgtcgcctcggACGAGACGTTCGCCCTGTACAAGCGCTACCAGATGGCCGTGCACAACGACGGGCCGGGCAAGAACTCGATGACGTCGTTCTCTAGGTTCCTGTGCGACAGCCCTCTAGGT GACGAGGCTATCACCTACTCGGACGGGGCAGACACCGCGCACCTGCCACAGCACTACGGCTCGTACCACCTGCTGtaccgcgtcgacggcaagctcgtcggTATCTCAGTCATTGACGTGCTCCCGGCGTGCGTGTCAAGTGTCTACTTTATCTGGGACCCCGactgggcgtgggcggcgctcGGGAAGCTGTCGGCGCTGTTCGAGATTGCGCTCGTGCGTGAGATGGCCGCGGCAGGGGCTGAGGGCATGAAGTGGCTCTACATGG GCTACTGGATTGCCGACTGCGCCAAGATGCGGTACAAGGGCGAGTATGCGCCCAGCTTCCTGCTCGATCCCGGCACGCAGCAGTTCCACCTTCTCACAAGCAAGCTGGACACGTTCCTGCAGTCGCACAAGGGCTACATTGGCTTTAcggacgtcgaggcgatgAGCGCGGAGGCTGTGaacgcggccaaggcggcagcgccggcggtgaATGGGAGTGGCGAGGCCTCGCAGTCTCACGACGTCAGCAtggaggagaagggcgagtgggcagacgaggacgaggacagtgaagacgacgagagcgaagacgacgacgcagagtACCCcacgccccctccccccggcATGCTCGACCCCGCGACGCTgtccgccgagctgctgggcaGCCTCGTAGTCTTCACCGACACGGGGTCggggctcggcctcgtcccgTACGCT ATGTTCAAGAGACGGCTCCGCCCAGCGGGCAGACGCATGACGACCGAGCTCGTGGCTGCTGTTGGGCCTGAGCTGCTCGCGAGCATCAAGAACCGACAGTTTGAGGAGAAGGGGCTGTTGTTCTTTGGCTAG